One window of the Brevibacterium limosum genome contains the following:
- the ptsP gene encoding phosphoenolpyruvate--protein phosphotransferase, with protein MSAEFSGIGVVPGRVIAPALCMPDPVSAPVAGPAPAATEAEAARIREASAAVHAELRERAETVTGDARDVLKATALMAKDPTLVKTAIKCLSDTDAETAIWTVAAETAAQLEKLGGYMAERAADVLDVRARLVAHLRGVSAPGIPHSADPFVLIATDLAPADTATLDLKSVIGLVCEEGGPQSHTAILARSLGIPAVVAATGVRDITDHTPVFVDGGAGILRTDPGATETELVEAWTETAGRLQSFTGPCLLGDGTRIPLRANVGDGAQARAAAAAGAEGVGLLRTEFCFLDRDTEPSVDEQADAYGQVFAAFDEHKVVVRTLDAGADKPLPFLTDADEPNPALGVRGFRTSRKAQGVLERQLEAIAMAAAKHAVTVHVMAPMIATADEAKRFSELVHAAGLPVAGVMVEVPSAALQAGPILDEVEFASIGTNDLTQYVMASDRMLGGLAELSDAWQPAVLQLIRIAAAQGAAAEKSVGVCGEAAADPALAVVLVGLEVTSLSMAPRALPAVAEVLAGVTMDQAQQIARRALAALSPAEAKAAVRAELPLLDELGL; from the coding sequence ATGTCCGCAGAGTTCTCAGGCATCGGAGTCGTACCCGGACGGGTCATCGCCCCGGCGCTGTGCATGCCCGACCCCGTGTCCGCACCCGTGGCGGGGCCGGCCCCGGCCGCCACAGAGGCGGAGGCGGCCAGGATCCGTGAGGCCTCGGCCGCCGTGCATGCCGAACTGCGTGAGCGGGCCGAAACTGTCACCGGAGACGCCCGCGACGTGCTCAAGGCCACCGCTCTCATGGCCAAGGACCCCACCCTGGTGAAGACGGCGATCAAATGCCTGTCCGACACCGACGCGGAGACCGCGATCTGGACGGTTGCCGCGGAGACAGCGGCCCAGTTGGAGAAGCTGGGCGGCTATATGGCCGAACGCGCAGCCGATGTCCTCGACGTGCGTGCCCGCCTCGTCGCCCATCTGCGCGGAGTGTCGGCACCCGGCATCCCGCACTCGGCCGACCCCTTCGTGCTCATCGCCACCGATCTCGCTCCTGCCGACACCGCGACCCTGGATCTCAAGTCTGTGATCGGCCTCGTCTGCGAGGAGGGTGGGCCGCAGAGTCATACGGCCATCCTCGCCCGGTCCTTGGGCATTCCCGCCGTGGTCGCAGCCACCGGGGTCCGCGACATCACCGACCACACACCCGTCTTCGTCGACGGCGGCGCCGGCATCCTGCGCACCGACCCCGGTGCGACAGAGACCGAGCTCGTCGAGGCGTGGACGGAGACCGCCGGCCGGCTGCAGTCCTTCACCGGACCCTGTCTGCTGGGGGACGGCACACGGATTCCGCTGCGCGCGAATGTCGGAGACGGCGCTCAGGCACGGGCGGCGGCCGCCGCAGGTGCCGAAGGCGTCGGACTGCTGCGCACGGAGTTCTGCTTCCTCGATCGCGACACCGAGCCCAGCGTCGATGAGCAGGCCGACGCATACGGACAGGTGTTCGCGGCCTTCGACGAGCACAAGGTCGTCGTGCGCACCCTCGATGCCGGGGCCGACAAGCCTCTGCCGTTCCTCACCGACGCCGATGAGCCGAACCCAGCCTTGGGCGTGCGAGGATTCCGGACCAGCCGGAAGGCCCAAGGCGTGCTCGAACGTCAGCTCGAGGCGATCGCCATGGCAGCGGCGAAGCATGCGGTCACCGTCCATGTCATGGCTCCGATGATCGCCACGGCCGATGAGGCCAAGCGGTTCTCGGAGCTCGTCCACGCGGCCGGTCTGCCGGTGGCCGGCGTCATGGTCGAGGTTCCTTCGGCGGCGCTGCAGGCGGGCCCGATCCTCGACGAAGTCGAGTTCGCCTCCATCGGCACGAATGACCTGACCCAGTACGTCATGGCCTCCGACCGCATGCTCGGCGGCCTGGCCGAACTCAGCGACGCGTGGCAGCCGGCAGTTCTGCAGCTCATCCGCATAGCCGCCGCCCAGGGTGCTGCGGCCGAGAAGTCGGTGGGTGTCTGCGGAGAGGCCGCGGCCGATCCGGCGTTGGCGGTCGTGCTCGTCGGGCTCGAAGTCACCAGCCTGTCCATGGCGCCGCGGGCGCTGCCGGCTGTCGCAGAAGTGCTGGCCGGTGTCACCATGGACCAAGCACAGCAGATCGCCCGTCGTGCACTCGCCGCACTCAGTCCGGCAGAAGCGAAGGCCGCGGTCCGGGCAGAGCTGCCGCTCCTCGATGAGCTCGGTCTGTGA
- a CDS encoding HPr family phosphocarrier protein, which produces MAETTATVGSTVGLHARPAALLAEAAADSDFEITIALEGEPAEDALDAASVLSLMGLGAEYGQTVVLRAEGDGAAEALAELKQLIETDHDAEG; this is translated from the coding sequence ATGGCAGAGACCACCGCAACAGTCGGAAGCACCGTCGGCCTCCACGCTCGCCCAGCAGCTCTGCTGGCCGAGGCCGCCGCAGACTCTGATTTCGAGATCACCATCGCCCTGGAGGGCGAACCCGCCGAGGACGCCCTCGACGCGGCCAGCGTGCTCTCCCTCATGGGCCTCGGCGCAGAATACGGTCAGACGGTTGTCCTGCGCGCCGAGGGCGACGGAGCCGCCGAGGCGCTGGCCGAGCTCAAGCAGCTCATCGAGACCGATCACGACGCTGAGGGCTGA
- a CDS encoding class I SAM-dependent methyltransferase — MSASLLPPDSAAAHRSGDLLADSPQLRDMPGLPQARMLVEYIIGRRLRELDVSGRDAAGAFIDVEAAAEAPRRIIVLDDAKGVQTALLRSLAEVVVHHDRIDESRTAASLSDVPELADLGEPESAHFADGRAPSAGEGNPETWAVINAPKATNALAESIAALQARVSTIIVIGRSDSMSRAVNKELARGFARVDVSPGVGKHRMIIGSRPLSSPSLPSFPKHGVITHPNVGDLEVRAHGACFSGVKSDEGSTLLLDALIETLSGADDVTGTAAEPDSVLDLGCGNGWLLTAAMRATGAARGTGVDVSEAAVASARATAEANGVDVDIILGDAADTEDPAVAALGEFALVVLNPPFHQGTTIETDTAEALMATAAAHLAPGGRVITVFNTHLRYRDRLETIIGPSEQLGRNTKFTVVSSGGGICGTSAD, encoded by the coding sequence ATGTCCGCCTCCCTGCTGCCTCCTGACTCCGCCGCCGCTCATCGCAGCGGGGATCTGCTGGCGGATTCTCCGCAGCTGCGCGATATGCCCGGTCTGCCGCAGGCGCGCATGCTCGTCGAATACATCATCGGCCGACGTCTCCGTGAACTCGACGTATCCGGTCGGGATGCGGCCGGTGCCTTCATCGACGTCGAAGCCGCCGCCGAGGCTCCCCGCCGCATCATCGTGCTCGACGATGCCAAGGGCGTCCAGACCGCACTGCTTCGCTCTCTCGCCGAGGTGGTCGTCCACCACGATCGCATCGACGAATCCCGGACCGCGGCATCGCTCTCCGACGTCCCGGAACTCGCGGACCTCGGCGAGCCGGAATCCGCACATTTCGCGGATGGTCGGGCCCCCTCGGCGGGGGAGGGGAACCCTGAGACGTGGGCGGTCATCAACGCCCCGAAGGCCACGAACGCACTGGCCGAATCCATCGCCGCACTGCAGGCCCGCGTGTCGACGATCATCGTCATCGGTCGCAGCGACTCGATGAGCCGCGCGGTGAACAAGGAGCTGGCGCGCGGTTTCGCTCGAGTCGACGTCTCTCCGGGAGTCGGCAAGCACCGGATGATCATCGGCAGCCGACCGCTGTCATCACCGAGCCTGCCGAGCTTCCCGAAGCACGGAGTCATCACCCATCCCAACGTCGGAGACCTCGAGGTCAGAGCACATGGAGCCTGCTTCTCAGGGGTGAAGAGCGATGAAGGCTCAACCCTGCTGCTCGACGCGCTCATCGAGACCCTGTCCGGTGCGGACGACGTAACGGGCACCGCTGCCGAACCGGATTCCGTGCTCGACCTCGGCTGCGGAAACGGGTGGCTGCTCACCGCGGCCATGCGTGCCACGGGGGCAGCAAGGGGGACCGGTGTGGACGTGTCCGAGGCGGCGGTCGCCTCGGCGAGGGCCACAGCGGAGGCGAACGGGGTCGACGTCGACATCATCCTCGGCGATGCCGCCGATACCGAGGACCCGGCTGTGGCGGCCTTGGGCGAATTCGCCCTCGTCGTCCTGAACCCGCCGTTCCATCAGGGCACGACGATCGAGACCGACACGGCTGAGGCGCTCATGGCCACGGCCGCGGCCCATCTGGCGCCCGGCGGTCGGGTGATCACCGTGTTCAATACGCACCTGCGCTACCGGGACCGCCTCGAGACGATCATCGGACCGAGTGAGCAGCTGGGCCGGAACACGAAGTTCACGGTCGTCTCCAGCGGCGGCGGGATCTGCGGAACTTCAGCCGACTGA
- a CDS encoding nuclear transport factor 2 family protein, with translation MSTSLHTLITDNLAAVTAKDVEAAVATFASHGVLIDPHYPRPRMAGHTEIREGLQWVVAGMRELNFTVDSWFFGEDGTSAAVEVSSRHVLASGRSLEFGQCFVVETADGRVIRWQAYEPYGPGGVGGLALGVSRLKFRRSRRRWRRP, from the coding sequence ATGTCCACGTCTCTGCACACGCTCATCACCGACAACCTGGCCGCCGTCACGGCCAAAGACGTCGAGGCGGCCGTTGCCACCTTCGCCTCACACGGAGTCCTCATCGACCCGCACTACCCTCGACCACGGATGGCCGGTCACACCGAGATCCGCGAAGGCCTCCAATGGGTCGTCGCCGGAATGCGCGAACTCAACTTCACCGTCGACTCGTGGTTCTTCGGCGAAGACGGAACGAGTGCGGCCGTCGAGGTCTCATCCCGGCATGTGCTCGCAAGCGGCCGGTCCCTCGAGTTCGGCCAGTGCTTCGTCGTCGAGACCGCGGACGGGCGAGTCATTCGCTGGCAGGCCTACGAACCCTATGGCCCCGGCGGGGTGGGCGGACTCGCCCTCGGTGTCAGTCGGCTGAAGTTCCGCAGATCCCGCCGCCGCTGGAGACGACCGTGA
- a CDS encoding HAAS signaling domain-containing protein gives MSALTEIYVDNVTRHLPEDTRPDIAAEITATIDDMVDARLGEDTAPTPDRTATIEREVLEELGDPVMLSREYSNSPQHLIGPNSYPLFIWALRWVLPLVGLLAVLTNVVTTIALSPEVQIGEIIGKTAGNTVIALLTAFAAITIIIGLGDRGMDGGAAEAMRKRQPGTWTVDDLDRRDSHGRQIRAEAGLGLVFVVALAMVPFIPTSLFYVGHLNNGETFINPDLGFGWLLGYWAFLALLAAVEIVKFTTASASPIVVLIGGIADVAMAVFLTVALLTQPVLHPELTTSANADIQQIITVIAVWIITVWDQVSTWRTYRRGRS, from the coding sequence ATGAGTGCGCTCACCGAAATCTACGTCGACAACGTCACCCGCCACCTCCCCGAAGACACCCGCCCGGACATCGCCGCCGAGATCACCGCCACGATCGATGACATGGTCGACGCCCGCCTCGGCGAGGACACGGCCCCGACCCCGGACCGCACGGCCACCATCGAACGCGAAGTCCTCGAAGAGCTCGGCGATCCGGTGATGCTGTCGCGGGAGTACTCCAACTCCCCACAGCACCTCATCGGCCCGAATTCCTACCCGCTCTTCATCTGGGCACTGCGCTGGGTGCTGCCTCTCGTCGGTCTGCTCGCGGTGCTCACGAACGTCGTGACCACCATCGCCCTCTCCCCCGAAGTCCAGATCGGGGAGATCATCGGCAAGACGGCGGGCAACACGGTCATCGCCCTGCTGACCGCGTTCGCCGCCATCACCATCATCATCGGCCTCGGCGACCGCGGAATGGACGGCGGTGCGGCCGAAGCGATGCGGAAACGACAGCCGGGCACATGGACGGTCGATGACCTCGATCGTCGCGATTCCCACGGCAGGCAGATCCGCGCCGAGGCGGGGCTCGGGCTGGTCTTCGTCGTGGCCTTGGCTATGGTTCCGTTCATCCCGACCTCCCTGTTCTACGTCGGCCATCTCAACAATGGGGAGACGTTCATCAATCCGGACCTCGGCTTCGGCTGGCTGCTCGGATACTGGGCCTTCCTGGCTCTCCTCGCCGCGGTCGAGATCGTGAAGTTCACGACCGCCTCGGCGAGCCCGATCGTGGTACTCATCGGCGGGATCGCCGATGTCGCCATGGCGGTCTTCCTCACGGTCGCCCTGCTCACTCAGCCGGTCCTCCACCCCGAGCTCACGACCTCGGCGAACGCTGATATCCAGCAGATCATCACGGTCATCGCGGTCTGGATCATCACCGTCTGGGATCAGGTGAGCACGTGGCGGACCTATCGCCGCGGCCGGTCCTGA
- a CDS encoding PadR family transcriptional regulator: MNEDEDKALATHEQELRRGTVVFASLVACRRPQYGYSLLTTLTEAGIPTEANTLYPLLRRLEKQGLLTSVWNTEQARPRKYYTLTDSGAEVAAALHSHWLELNSSITELWKDGTP; this comes from the coding sequence ATGAACGAGGATGAAGACAAGGCACTGGCCACCCACGAACAGGAGCTGCGACGCGGCACCGTGGTCTTCGCCAGCCTCGTCGCCTGCCGCCGGCCGCAGTACGGCTATTCACTGCTGACGACGCTGACCGAAGCAGGCATCCCCACCGAGGCAAACACCCTCTACCCCCTGCTGCGGCGACTGGAGAAACAGGGCCTGCTCACATCGGTTTGGAACACTGAACAAGCTCGCCCCCGCAAGTACTACACACTCACCGACAGCGGCGCCGAAGTCGCCGCCGCACTGCACAGCCACTGGCTCGAACTCAACTCCAGCATCACAGAGCTCTGGAAGGACGGCACACCATGA
- a CDS encoding APC family permease, with protein sequence MSHSNHSSTTQDTSETQLKRALGVPSLVFFGLVYMVPLTIFTTYGIVTQVTGGRVPAAYVITLLAMVFTARSYAKMAAAMPFAGSAYTYTQKSFGAGIGFVAGWALLLDYLFLPMINYLVIGIYLSAAFPMIPAWVFVVSAIILVTVLNVIGIVSVARANIVIIVAQAIFIIAFAALCIASFSGYGSVDLATPFTGDGSAPGFDNVMAGAAILCLSFLGFDAVSTLSEEAKDAKRAVPRAIVIATVTGGLIYIALSYLAQLVYPSNQFADVDSGALDVMAAAGGEALTAFFTAAYIAGACGSALTSQASVSRILFAMGRDGVLPRSYFGRLSPRFHTPTLATLTVGAVSLLALTVNLTFISEMVSFGALIAFSAVNLSVIKHFIIDEKNRGSRAVLSSIVLPGIGFCLTLWLWTSLSPRTLLIGAIWLVLGVGYLAFVTRGFRRPTPMLDLAD encoded by the coding sequence ATGTCCCATTCCAATCACAGCTCCACCACCCAAGACACTTCTGAGACCCAACTGAAACGAGCACTCGGAGTACCTTCGCTCGTCTTCTTCGGCCTCGTCTACATGGTCCCACTGACGATCTTCACGACTTACGGCATCGTCACTCAGGTCACCGGCGGTCGTGTACCGGCCGCCTACGTCATCACCCTATTGGCAATGGTGTTCACCGCTCGGTCATATGCGAAGATGGCCGCCGCGATGCCCTTTGCCGGTTCCGCATACACCTACACGCAGAAGAGCTTCGGAGCGGGAATCGGTTTCGTTGCCGGATGGGCCCTGCTTCTCGATTATCTGTTCCTGCCGATGATCAACTATCTCGTCATCGGCATCTACCTCAGCGCGGCCTTCCCTATGATCCCAGCCTGGGTCTTCGTAGTCTCGGCCATCATTCTCGTCACCGTCCTCAACGTGATCGGAATCGTCTCCGTCGCCCGGGCCAACATCGTCATCATCGTCGCGCAGGCAATCTTCATCATTGCCTTCGCCGCTCTCTGCATCGCATCATTCAGCGGCTACGGTTCCGTCGACCTCGCCACACCGTTCACCGGCGACGGCTCTGCACCGGGCTTCGACAACGTCATGGCCGGGGCAGCAATTCTGTGCCTGTCCTTCCTCGGCTTCGATGCAGTCTCGACACTGTCCGAAGAAGCCAAGGACGCGAAGAGAGCAGTCCCTCGTGCGATCGTCATCGCAACTGTCACCGGCGGGCTCATCTATATTGCTCTGTCCTACCTGGCCCAGCTGGTCTATCCTTCGAACCAGTTCGCGGATGTCGATTCGGGCGCCCTCGACGTCATGGCGGCGGCCGGCGGCGAGGCCCTCACCGCGTTCTTCACTGCCGCATACATCGCCGGAGCGTGCGGCTCAGCACTGACCTCTCAGGCGTCGGTCTCACGCATTCTCTTTGCAATGGGTCGAGACGGAGTGCTGCCGAGAAGCTACTTCGGCCGCTTGTCACCGCGCTTTCACACGCCCACTCTTGCAACTCTGACGGTAGGCGCAGTCTCTTTGCTGGCACTCACCGTCAATCTCACCTTCATTTCTGAGATGGTGAGCTTCGGCGCTCTGATTGCGTTCTCTGCAGTGAATCTGTCGGTGATCAAACACTTCATCATCGACGAGAAGAACCGCGGTTCCCGTGCCGTCCTCAGCTCTATCGTTCTGCCGGGGATCGGATTCTGTCTGACCCTGTGGTTGTGGACGAGCCTATCTCCGCGGACACTTCTCATCGGCGCCATCTGGCTGGTTCTCGGAGTCGGATACCTCGCCTTCGTCACACGTGGCTTCCGTCGCCCTACACCAATGCTTGATCTCGCTGACTGA
- a CDS encoding amidohydrolase, with protein sequence MKTQHFHNGAIWLGAKSEPADSLLIQDGIITAVGAEAVGPLLEHTTEQEDASLETIDLEGGFLMPSFGDGHAHPIFGGMEAEGPLVRSCTSVEEIIAEVKRYADAHPDEAWITGASYDGSLVRDGLFDAEWLDRAVSDRPVVLRAWDYHTVWCNSRALKLAGITAATPEPQIGEIPRRDDGSPLGTLREWGAVDLIDGFRPPHHESVRLRALDRAAEYYLARGVTWVQDAWVEPADVETYVSASQQNRLKLRFNLAFYADPRRFTQQLPEMLSARQRIEELSDPFLTAQTVKFFADGVIENETGALIEPYCTSLHNHGMQVWEGDSLAEAVREVDAAGFQIHIHAIGDAAVRQALDAIEHTIRHNGARDRRPVIAHAQIIDSADLSRFAELGVIANMQPLWAQLDDLMTVLTVPRIGRERALAQYRMRSVLDSGGHLAFGSDWPCTSGTPFEGLAVAVSRQTDDGEPDGGWTPEEILDIERSLDAYSTAVAHQAFADLRSERWGVIRPGASADFIILGSDPRTLLPQQLSATPVRRTFLRGVAVHSAD encoded by the coding sequence TTGAAGACACAGCACTTCCACAACGGTGCCATCTGGCTCGGAGCAAAGTCCGAACCCGCGGACTCGCTTCTGATCCAGGACGGCATTATCACTGCTGTCGGCGCAGAGGCCGTCGGCCCTTTGCTTGAGCACACCACAGAGCAAGAAGATGCCTCTCTCGAGACTATCGACCTCGAAGGCGGATTCCTCATGCCGTCTTTCGGAGACGGTCACGCCCACCCGATATTCGGCGGAATGGAGGCAGAAGGGCCGCTGGTCAGGTCGTGCACGAGCGTCGAAGAGATCATCGCCGAGGTGAAACGGTATGCGGACGCTCACCCCGACGAAGCTTGGATCACAGGTGCCTCGTATGACGGCAGCCTCGTACGCGACGGTCTCTTCGACGCCGAATGGCTCGACAGAGCCGTGTCCGACCGACCGGTCGTCCTTCGCGCCTGGGACTACCACACCGTGTGGTGCAATTCTCGAGCATTGAAACTGGCGGGGATCACCGCTGCAACACCGGAACCACAGATAGGCGAGATTCCTCGCCGAGACGACGGTTCACCGCTCGGCACTCTGCGTGAATGGGGTGCGGTAGATCTGATCGACGGCTTTCGTCCGCCGCACCACGAATCTGTTCGACTCCGCGCTCTCGATCGGGCCGCCGAATACTATCTCGCTCGAGGCGTCACTTGGGTCCAGGACGCGTGGGTGGAACCAGCCGACGTCGAAACCTATGTTTCCGCCTCTCAGCAGAATCGGCTCAAACTGAGATTCAACCTCGCGTTCTACGCCGATCCCCGCCGCTTCACGCAACAACTGCCCGAAATGCTCTCTGCGCGCCAAAGGATCGAGGAACTTTCGGATCCGTTCCTGACCGCTCAGACCGTGAAATTCTTCGCCGACGGAGTCATCGAAAACGAAACCGGTGCGCTCATCGAGCCCTACTGCACCTCCCTTCACAACCACGGAATGCAAGTCTGGGAAGGAGATTCTCTGGCGGAGGCGGTTCGCGAGGTCGACGCGGCAGGGTTTCAGATCCACATCCACGCCATCGGCGACGCGGCCGTTCGACAAGCATTGGATGCCATCGAGCACACAATCCGGCACAACGGTGCCCGTGATCGACGGCCGGTGATCGCACATGCCCAGATCATCGACTCTGCCGACCTGTCCCGCTTTGCTGAACTCGGCGTCATCGCGAATATGCAGCCGCTGTGGGCTCAACTTGATGACCTCATGACGGTACTCACCGTCCCCCGGATCGGCAGGGAGCGCGCCCTGGCGCAATATCGGATGCGAAGCGTCCTCGACAGCGGCGGGCACCTCGCTTTCGGTTCGGACTGGCCCTGCACTTCGGGGACGCCGTTCGAGGGTCTCGCCGTTGCCGTGAGCAGACAGACCGACGACGGTGAGCCCGACGGCGGGTGGACTCCCGAAGAGATCCTCGACATCGAACGCTCTCTCGACGCCTACTCGACTGCGGTGGCCCACCAAGCATTTGCAGACCTTAGATCCGAAAGGTGGGGAGTGATCCGTCCAGGCGCGAGCGCCGACTTCATCATTCTCGGTTCGGATCCCCGAACACTGCTCCCCCAGCAACTGTCTGCCACCCCTGTTCGCCGCACGTTCCTGCGCGGCGTGGCCGTCCATTCAGCGGACTGA
- a CDS encoding TetR/AcrR family transcriptional regulator: MRLNRDRLVDAALALVDEEGGEALSMRTLAARVDRQVSSLYNHVPGRGELIELMRARIVADIDVGVFGRIEGAGENVPWDKALEMWARSYLTAFADHPNLIRLLATTSIRDLSTYEMYDAVIGGLRRGGWPQGRTVAVMRSVEAYVLGSALDIVAPVDLITQESAGEGFAEIQAALDPRFVDGSSAAASFEFGLTTLIEGLRLQLKAIS; encoded by the coding sequence GTGAGACTGAATCGGGATCGGCTGGTTGATGCCGCGCTCGCACTCGTCGACGAAGAAGGTGGCGAAGCATTGTCGATGCGAACACTTGCTGCTCGCGTCGACCGTCAGGTGTCGTCTCTGTACAACCATGTTCCGGGCCGGGGTGAACTCATCGAGCTGATGCGCGCCCGGATAGTGGCCGATATCGACGTCGGAGTGTTTGGCCGGATCGAGGGTGCTGGCGAGAACGTGCCTTGGGACAAGGCTCTGGAGATGTGGGCGCGATCCTATCTCACGGCCTTTGCAGATCACCCGAATCTCATTCGGTTGTTGGCAACGACATCGATTCGGGACCTGTCAACATATGAAATGTACGACGCCGTGATCGGTGGCTTGCGCCGAGGCGGCTGGCCGCAGGGACGGACTGTCGCGGTGATGCGGTCCGTCGAAGCCTATGTCCTCGGCTCCGCTTTGGACATCGTCGCTCCGGTCGACCTCATCACCCAGGAATCTGCGGGAGAGGGCTTTGCCGAAATTCAGGCGGCACTTGACCCGCGGTTCGTCGACGGTTCGTCGGCGGCCGCTTCATTCGAGTTCGGGCTGACAACCCTGATCGAAGGCCTGAGGCTCCAGCTGAAGGCAATCTCATGA
- a CDS encoding ASCH domain-containing protein, producing the protein MSPVDPSEPELELFWADTRSRFPDLPSPLSEAWAFGATPEHADELLALVLDGTKTGTASALWDIEADGESVPEMGGLSIILDGQDGPSALIETTAIDVVPFSEVTSEHAHSEGEGDRTLAAWREIHEHFWREYGQRGFSPDMPVVCERFRLLFSAEAGTREDDAGDEPRGSRV; encoded by the coding sequence ATGAGTCCTGTCGACCCGAGCGAGCCAGAGCTGGAGCTGTTCTGGGCCGATACCCGAAGTCGCTTCCCCGACCTGCCGTCACCGCTGTCCGAAGCGTGGGCCTTCGGTGCGACTCCTGAGCACGCGGACGAACTTCTCGCTCTCGTTCTGGACGGGACGAAGACGGGCACCGCCTCGGCGCTGTGGGACATCGAAGCCGATGGCGAATCCGTCCCGGAAATGGGTGGGCTGAGCATCATCCTCGACGGTCAGGACGGACCGAGCGCCCTCATCGAAACCACCGCGATCGACGTCGTCCCATTTTCCGAGGTGACCAGCGAGCACGCCCATTCCGAAGGGGAGGGCGACCGAACCCTGGCCGCCTGGCGCGAGATTCATGAACATTTCTGGCGCGAATACGGGCAACGAGGATTCTCGCCCGACATGCCGGTCGTCTGCGAGCGCTTCAGGCTGCTCTTCAGTGCAGAAGCCGGAACACGCGAAGACGATGCCGGCGACGAGCCACGCGGGAGCAGAGTATGA
- a CDS encoding maleylpyruvate isomerase family mycothiol-dependent enzyme has protein sequence MNEIAYWSLIHAERARLADLLAALEPEPWTHATLCEEWTVEQVVAHLTATADTGRWAWIRSIIRAGFDPAEHNARLLERKLGASPEETLEKFRESIALTIAPTKDLQAFLGEVIIHGQDIARPLGLGLTPDAAATVEVARYLAAKDFAVNSKTLVRGLALSAADADFETGSGPEVTGRLLDLVMAMAGRPEALAGLTGGGVSELRRRMS, from the coding sequence ATGAACGAGATCGCTTACTGGAGCCTCATCCACGCGGAGCGCGCACGCCTCGCCGATCTTCTCGCCGCACTCGAACCTGAGCCGTGGACGCACGCAACTTTGTGCGAAGAATGGACGGTCGAGCAGGTCGTCGCCCATCTGACGGCCACGGCCGATACTGGGCGGTGGGCCTGGATCCGCAGCATCATCCGGGCGGGCTTCGATCCCGCAGAACACAACGCGCGATTGCTCGAGCGCAAGCTCGGCGCCTCACCAGAGGAGACCCTCGAGAAGTTCCGCGAGTCGATCGCTCTGACAATCGCACCGACGAAGGACCTTCAAGCCTTCCTCGGCGAAGTCATCATCCACGGCCAAGACATCGCACGGCCACTGGGTCTCGGACTGACTCCCGACGCTGCGGCGACCGTCGAAGTGGCCCGATACCTCGCCGCTAAGGACTTCGCCGTGAACTCGAAGACCCTGGTGAGAGGACTGGCGCTCAGCGCAGCGGACGCAGACTTCGAAACCGGAAGCGGACCGGAAGTGACCGGTCGTCTCCTCGACCTCGTCATGGCCATGGCCGGCCGACCGGAAGCGCTGGCAGGCCTAACCGGTGGTGGAGTCTCCGAGCTCCGGCGACGGATGAGCTGA
- a CDS encoding anthrone oxygenase family protein: MDAFALATVLVTGFVGSAEFGSAALVHPVIRRLKTDDQLIMEKGLLKTFGRVMPVGMTVATALAIIIAIDEANAWLLSAAISLGVALVVTIFGNVPINARTGRIVEEAAPEGFIAMRRRWDAFQIVRASLQLLGFAFVAIGVVGFG; encoded by the coding sequence ATGGACGCTTTCGCATTGGCCACGGTCCTCGTCACCGGTTTCGTCGGTTCGGCGGAGTTCGGATCGGCCGCTCTGGTCCACCCGGTGATCCGTCGGCTGAAGACGGACGATCAACTCATCATGGAGAAGGGGCTGCTGAAGACATTCGGTCGGGTGATGCCGGTCGGGATGACCGTGGCGACCGCTCTGGCCATCATCATCGCGATCGATGAGGCCAACGCCTGGCTGCTTTCGGCCGCCATCAGCCTCGGTGTCGCTCTGGTCGTGACGATTTTCGGGAATGTCCCGATCAACGCTAGGACCGGACGGATCGTCGAGGAGGCTGCGCCCGAAGGATTCATCGCCATGCGCAGACGATGGGACGCCTTCCAGATCGTGCGCGCTTCGCTGCAGCTGCTCGGTTTCGCCTTCGTGGCGATCGGGGTCGTCGGGTTCGGCTGA